CAGGGTGCAGATGGTCCTTGGGGGCGTGGTTTACACGGCTGTGCCGTTCTACAAGAGGGCCAGGAAGATCGAAGGTATGTTCAGGGCTTCAGGCCCATAACACTGCTAGTTGCAGGATGCAGAATTGCACGTGGTGACTGGGACCTTGGGGGCATAGTTCAGGATTGATTGTCAGTTTATATAGTTTATAGTATATCATGGATGATCAGATTAATTACAAACTGCTGACACATGTTCATATAACCCAGTTCCTAGCAGCTTATTGCAATGCTCGAATTAATATGTTTGTCAGGCGAAACGTTGAGCAATGTGGAAACTGCAGTGGAGGTTGTGGAGCATGTTGCTGAAGTAACAGAAAAGCTAGCTGCCAACGCGGCCGATTCCCTACCAGAGAACGGATCTATGCAGAAGGTTGCTGTGGAGATTGAGTACATTGCTGAAGTGGTGGATACGGATGCACATAAGGTTGAAGCGGTCATTAAGAAGGTATGCGTTGCACTATCACTGCTCTTACTTGAAATTGAATGTGTCAACATATTAAGGATCCCATATTGCAGTCATACATGAGAAATTGAGAATCATATGTATTAATTTGTTATCAGCCATGCTTTTTCACTAGTGTATTAATTTGTTATCAGCCATGCTTTTTCACTAGACATTAGTGAGGGTACATGGAGAAAACAAGTGCCAGAACAAACTTCAGACCTTTTCATTGTAGGAAAATTCTGACCACATCAACAAgggaccttttttttttttgaaaaaaccaGCAGGAGCACTGGTCAAACGAGGATCTTGCTCTCGGCTAGCTGTTCATGTAAGAAACTGACGACACATTCAATCTTTGCTTCACTTGGAGCTGGGGAAAACCAGATTTTAAAAGATTGCTCCTGATGCTTCCTGCAGAACTTGCCTTCTATTTAGAAGGCAAGTTCAGAACACTCTTGTGTCTGCTTTATTTCAGAAACACTCAGACCTGCTGAACATGCTTGGGTAGCTTCGTACCAAATTTATTCAGGCATCCAGCTAAAATTAGAAACAGTTTTCTTTCGTCCAGTCAACGATAATTCCATGTATTATGGAAAAGTTAAACCTCTTCTATTGCAGATTGAAGACATGAGCGACAAGATCGATGCCGCTGTGGAGCCTATCATCGAAGCGCTTGAGAAGGACTTCAAGCCAAACCCAACATCCTCTACTGGATCAGATGCCAAGAAATAATAGTTCATGTAGATTCGAGGGAAAAAGTGAAGTGTTGCTTGTTGTAAATATGGctgtttcttttcttctctagcTTCTTCTTTCTGAATTCCTTGTAAATATGGACCAGAACTGCTCCATGATTTAGTAAGCGGATGCTCAAATCGGAGTGTCATGATGGTCAAAATATATTCACAAAAATTACCAACTGGAGTCTGGAATATTACATAGGCCTTGTGTTCCAATCATTGCCCACTAACCCACAATGATCATCGCtttggaaaggaaaaaaatagaaatagtcAAATGCACCACTCGTTCTCCATGAGGTGGTGCATGCAGATGGGAATGGGATGGGGAGATACATCTACGAATTTCCTAGAAACTCTAGGATTTATGTGGTTCTTATACGTGCCCATTGAACACTCCATCAGCGCCAATGGATGTTATGGATCTCGATGGCCATGTTTTACTCTGCACTTTGGCATCTGTCCCCAGACCACGAAGCTGATCAAAGCCCACACTTCGGCATCAGTTCCCTAACGCATCCGGTTTCCATGGGAGCACTGAACCCTgctccggcagcggcgcgctGAGCGACGACACCAGCAGCTGGACCGTCTTCACACGCTCACACGGGCCCCGGCACGAGCTACATCATCTGCGACATCACCGGCCTCTGCGGCAGcggcgtgaagctcgccgtcaCTGCGGCCCCGTGCCGTCGGAAGCCAGCGGTAGCTCGATGTGGCCACACGGATTCTGTTcaagcgccccccccccccccccccccctgttgAGTTTCTGATTGGGTTTTGGGGTATTATTCTCTTTGGTGCCACTTTTTAGATAACGGAATATAATTACCGCTAATATATGGGCAAACAATAATGACTTCTCTCAGCTACTCATTTTTCGTTTCACATGATATTTATCCAACCGTTAATTCTCTCACCTGCTACCTATGATTATCCAACTGTTAATAAAAAATCATCGAGCACTCATCATTTGTACCTCTTCGTATTGCTTAATTGATTTGGCAGGCACCTGCCAGATTGCCCTAACATAAAAAGAATGGGCCTTGAAGTGCTATGCTCTGCGCAGTTCGTACTAGAGACCTCTTGCCCGCGAGCTGCAAGAATTTCGAGATGATTTGGGACACAGTAGCAGGATGCATGAGACTGACGTATCCGAGCGAGCTAGTTGAGTCCTGGCTGGCCCAGTCGTTTGCACGCTTGGTCAATGCATTAGGTACGGTCTTGATGCTGCTCTCTACACTTTGCTTGGCATCGGTTCCCTCCGGCCAGGATCCTAATTTTGCTCTAACTTTGGCATCAGGTCCCTGACCAGGCATCACTCTCCTCGATTATTCACATCGGGGATCATTTGAGGTACATGTTCATTTCCCCCCCTGTTTTCAACGCCCACGAGGTCTTGATCACACAAATGCGTTAGAGCTCTGATCACACAAAAAAGATGCACTTGACAGCACGAAGATGACAGCAGCTGGTTGCCCTACCCGTAGCCTCTGGTGCCGCTTTCGTGTTAAGCTTTTGGTCGCACTCGCACCATATGCACTCCAATTCCATCCCCATAATTCTTCGACACATCATTGCACTTATTCCACTTCTGAAGAAATTAGTCAAAAAAAGCTAAAGGAATGAAAGAAACATGCAAGAAATAAGAATCATCACGGGCCGGATTTTGCATTTTGAAACACAACAACCAGGAGGTGACTAGTGACGGTACTCCTGCTAATGGGGCGGGGTTTGACGGATTTTTTGGGTGTGTTTTAATACGGGTACTATTGGATGGGTGGAAACGGGTGACACTATAAaacgggttggggcgggttgggttgaTGACACAGACGGGTTGGGACGGGTTGGGGCACTATGGTAGTAGATCGGCGCGTAAGTCG
This portion of the Panicum virgatum strain AP13 chromosome 2N, P.virgatum_v5, whole genome shotgun sequence genome encodes:
- the LOC120660955 gene encoding uncharacterized protein LOC120660955 encodes the protein MATLTLPPTNAGGQTATQEGPAGKPGDGAADPGCMDSGWVVLGKSDIVPADLAEAAAAAGHPRLNFSPLPMIPIWVQMVLGGVVYTAVPFYKRARKIEGETLSNVETAVEVVEHVAEVTEKLAANAADSLPENGSMQKVAVEIEYIAEVVDTDAHKVEAVIKKIEDMSDKIDAAVEPIIEALEKDFKPNPTSSTGSDAKK